The nucleotide sequence TCAATAACACTCCCACAAAGCGGGATTTCTGACCTGTCTGCTCGCCTCGCTTCCGCTTCGGCGGAGCGGGCCAACAGGCAGGTTTAGTGATATGTTACTTGAGCATCAACATCTTCTTCGTTTCAACAAATGAACCGACTTGTAAGCGATAGAAGTAAATTCCACTTGACAGGTTCTGTCCGCCATTGGCGGATTCGTCAGAATGACGACCGAATTCAACTTCATAACTTCCTGCCGGAAGATATTCATCAACTAAAGTTGCAACTTCATTTCCCAGCACATCATATACTTTTAACAAGACCATCTGAGATTGCTTCTCCGGCAATTGCCGGATCGCAATGACGAACCGTATTTTTGTACTTGGATTAAACGGGTTGGGATAATTCTGATCAAGAAAAAATTCATCAGGTGATTGTGAGTTTTCATCATCAATAGAAGTTGGCGATTGAACATACTTTATGGTTGCATAATCAAGTGCACTCATTCCGGTTACGTAAACATTTGAAGAGGCGTCAACAAATATTCCGGTCAATTGTTCTTCGCTTCCGGCAGCACCAGAATTAGTATATTTAATAGACCAATTTTCTGTTCCGCTGTCATCGTATTTGATGGTTGTATAATCAAGTGCTGTTGTGATTCCAGTACTAGAACCAGCGGCATAAATATTACCGCTTGCATCAACTTCTATATCAACACCTTCATCAATATCACTCGCTTCACCATTGTATCTTTTTACCCAAACAGAATCACCATCAGAATCATATTTAATTGTAACCATGTCGAAGTCATTTATGCTTCCACCATAACTTTTACCTGTTACAAATGTGTTTCCAAGTTCATCAACTGCTAAAGAATTTGCTATATCAGTATTATTTCCGGTCCCGTTATATCTGCTAAACCAAAGCGTATCTCCAGCGGGAGAATATTTAATTGTAAAGTAATCGTCAAAAGATCCGGTATATCTGCTGCTGCCTGTAACGACAATATTTTCAGAATAATCTACCCTGACAAACTTCCCCTCGTCGAGAGCATTATCGGTTCCATTGTGTCTTCTTACCCATTGAATCAAACCGACATTATTGTATTTGATGGTTGCATAATCAAAATGAGGGTCTCCACTTCCTGAGCTGCCACCATCACTCACTCCGGTTACATAAACATTTCCGACAATATCAACATCAATCGAATTTGCTTTATCATAATCACCTGCTGGTCCGTTGTAACTTACAACCCAAACTCTTACTCCATCTGGTGTGTACTTTATGGTTGCATAATCTTCAAATATTCCGTGAGGACTTGTGCTTCCTTCGCTTTCACCTGTCACATAAACGTTTCCTGAATCATCAATTGTTATCGCATAGGCAACATCGTTACCACCTCGTGGTCCATCGTACCTGCGTGTCCAGAGGGTATCACCTAGAGAAGAATATTTTATGGTGAGAAAATCGAAATCAAAACCAGGACCGGAACTTCCGCCGGTAACATAGATAAAGCCTGCTTCATCAACTGCTATTGCGTTTGCATTATCAACAGAACTTCCGGTTCCGTTGTATCTTGAAACCCACTGCTCTACTCCAGCAGAATCATATTTGAGAGTTGCATAATCTTCGGTTCCAAATCCAGCGCTCGGACTTGTACCAGTAACAAAAACATTTCCAATGTGATCAACAGCAATTGCGTTGGATTTGTCTGTTAAACTTCCCGGCCCATTATATCTGACAGACCAGGATTGAGTTACTTGAGCCGTTGATAGTTCGGTAAAAATCAATAGCAATAAAAAACATTTGCTAAAAAAAACCGAAAGTCTAAATGCCTCCATTAGAGCCTCCTATTAAGATTTGTTATACAACTAGAACTGTTAATTAAAAAGTTTTTTTAATTCAGATTGTTTATACGTTTAAATCTTTTTTGATGACTCTATATTTTATAAAATATTATTTAAATCCGCAACTATTAACCCTTTTGTCAGTAAAACAACAATTGTCAATAGCAGGAGTAACACAAATTTATTCTTTTAGTCAGAATTTTCATTCGTCCGACAGTAAACTTTAAATTTAGTTTAGAAGACTTACTTAATTAGTATCATCTTCTTCGTCTCGACAAATGAACCTGCTTGTAAGCGATAGAAGTAAATTCCGGAAGATGGAAAATGTTTGATGGAAGATGTATTAAACTCAACTTCATAAGTGCCGGCAGGTTTTTCTTCGTTAATTAATGTTGCTATTTCATTTCCAAGCACATCATAGATTTTGAGTGTGACCAAAGACCATTCGACTTCGCTCAGGGTGACAGCAGGAATGCTGAACCTGATCTTTGTACTTGGATTGAACGGATTTGGATAATTCTGACCTAACTCAAAATCAGACGATTTTTCTGAAATGTTATTTTCATTCACTTCGGTAACTATATCACTTATTGGTCTTCGCCAAACTCCATATCCGTTTGTTCCGCAATAAAGATAAGTTCCCATAACACGAACTCCAGTTAATTTTAAAGTTGGCAGTCCATCATTAAATGCAAACCAGCTATTTCCGTTATCAAGAGAAACATACAATCCGGAATCAACAGTAGAAGCAAACAAAGTATTGGTATCTTGTATTGCAATAAAGTTTACATCTATCAGTTCCATCCCATTGTTTGATGGTGTCCAGTTGATTCCAAAATTTGTTGAACGATATACACCATTACTTGTTCCTGCAAACATCGTACTACCAATAAAGCGAATGTATCTTGGAATGGCACCACCGCCAAGAAAAGAACCAACCCAATTTGTACCATTATTTGTTGAGCGAAGAACAGATCCTTCATAAATTCCGACGAAGATAGTTCCGGCACCACCGATTGCTAAACAGGTTGGAGCCAAAGTTGTAAAACCACTCATAATTTGAATCCAGCTAAATCCATCGTCTGTTGATCGAAAAACTCCATCAGCAACAGTTTGAGTTGCGAAAATATCGTTGCTCCTCAGAGCAAGACCCGTGAACGGAAATGGATCCATCCCTGCTTTGAACCAACCTAATCCTTCATTAGTGGATTTATATAAACCATCATCTTCTGTTCCTGCGAACCAAGCACTACCTTTGATGAGAAATTGTGTGATAACAGGCAGAGAAAAAATATTTTCAAATCCTGTATTGCGAGTTTCCCAAGTTTGAGCTGAATCATTTGAAATAAAAAATCCACCTCCATAAATAGAAGAATAAAATTTTTCTCCTCCATTCGTGTAGGACAGATGAAGGATTCTTGATTTGACAAGTCCGGTTGATGATTGGATCCACGATTGTCCCTGGTTTGTTGATCTGAAAATTCCTCCGCCCCTTGTTGCAGCAAGAACATCATCCTGAGCAAATGTTACAGCATCAATCCATCTGGGAATTAATCCATTATTATTAGAAGACCACGAAGTTCCGTTTGTTGATACATAAACTCCTCCACCCCACGGAAGCGAAAAGCTGGTTTGGTAAAGAATAGGAACAACTATTCCGAAAGAGGTAATTAATAAATCATTTACATATTCATTGATTGTTCCTATTGAAAGAATATCTGATTGAGACCAGCTCGCTCCATTATCAGTTGAACTGAATAATCTGGCTTCACCCGAATGTGCAGCATAAATTGTGTTTCCAAAAGTTGCAAGGAAGTTTACATCGCTTCGGGTAGAAATATTCCAGGCGGGAAACCATGATACACCATTGTTCGTTGATCGATATACTGCACTGTCAAGCATTCCAGCATAAAGATCACCATTGTGAATTGTAACTGCATGAACCGTAAGTGGAAGATTTCCAGTAACATTTGTCCAATCAGTACCGCTGTTTGAAGAATAAAATAATCCGTTGCCTGTTGGTGCAAGCACTTGAGTTCCGGTTGCAAAAACTTTTCCAATAAAAATTCCGGGATCTAATTGAAGTTCCCAAGTATCGCCTTGGTTTGTAGACCTGTAGAGCCCGTTACTGCTTCTTGCAAATAACGCCTCTGAACCTGCAGTAAGTCTAGTGATAAATACTCCAGGAACTTTTCCTCTCTTAGTCCAGCTAACTCCATTGTCAACAGAAGTAAAGATATCACCATCAGCGGCACCGCAAACAATATAACTTCCTGCGTTTGTGATAGCAGCGATTTCACCACCTTCCGGTCCGTCAATGGAAGTCCATTGTGCAATGCTTACAGTTGATATCGAAACTAATAAAACAAGACGCACTAATAAATTAATTTTCATTTTGTGTTGTCCTTTGCTTATTTGAGAAGAATCATCTTCTTAGTTTGAACAAAGTTTTCTGCTTGAATTCTATACAAATAAATTCCGCTTGCAAGATGAGAAGCATTGAATTGTACAGAATGATTTCCAGCAGATTTTTCTTCATTCAATAAAGTTTTCACTTCTTCGCCAAGAATGTTATAGATTGAAAGCTGCACTAATCCAGAAACAGGAATTGAAAACTGAATAGTTGTCGTGGGATTAAATGGATTTGGAAAATTTTGTGTGAGCGAATATGAATCCGGAATCACTTCAGTTTCCTCATCTTGAATACCAACAGTTCCACCGCCTAAATTATATAAAACAAAAAGTGAATCGCTGGTTGAAGTAATAGCTATATCGGTTCTGCCGTCCCGATCAAAATCGGAAGCTATGATTGACCATGGAACTCCATTAGCATACGGGAAGTAACAATTTTCACGAGCAGTAAAATTGCCAAAGCCATCATTTAGAAAAACAGTAATTCCATTTGTATCAAGCCGGCGATTCATAGTAACAATATCTATGTCTCCATCATTTTCATAATCCATAGTTACAAAACCTTCTGTTTGCCTGGTTATAATCTCTTCATCGGCAAATGTAAAATTGCCTAAATTTTTAAGCAGCACAAGATCATTCTTATCATAGCCGGTTGTTACAATATCATTATCACCGTCACCATCAAAATCAGCCATCTCGATGCTAGAAGTACCGTAACTTGAAGTATTACCAAGTATATATCTGTAGTGTATTGCATATGGATGAATAGACCCCGAAATAATACTGTCTTTAAAAAGATAAGCTTCACCCAAAGTACCAACAGTGAGTGCAAATAATTCAAGATCGGGCTCAGAATCAAGGTTACCGATTGCAAAATCATCCATCACAGCATAAATGGTATCGGGGTAAATACTTCCAGGTTGTCTGGTTTCTCTTATCTCCCAAGTCCCCTCCCAATTCCAGACGTAAGCCAAAAAACTGCGTTGAGGCGGAAAACCAGCATCATCAATTGTTAGATATAATATAGGTTCCTGGTTATATTGATCAATGCCAACCTCCATGGATCGAACATGACCCAGTGACTCGAGGTTTGCAAGTGTAGGAAATCCGCCAGCCCCATCTCCAAAATAAATTTGCAACCAGTTCTCTTCGTATCCGACTATCAAATCAAGATGATCGTCCGAATCAACATCAAAAAATTTAACTCCAGTAGGTGGCCAATTACCGGTTTGAATAGTTCCCGAATGAGAGTAAGTTCTGTCACCATTGTAATGGTACAAGCGAACTTGATTGTTATCATAATCAGGGATAGCAAAACCGTCTGCAAGCAGATTATCAAATGGTGCTGAATCAATTGAGAATGCTGTTCCAGGTAATGCTGTTACGAAAGGATCTCCAAACATATCATTCATACGCGCATCGTATTCGTCGGCGCCCATGACAGGCGAAGTTTCGTTTCGGAGCTCTCCATCAATATCAATTGTAATTCCGTCTATCGGAATTCCTCGTAAATTCGGATCCTGTGATTGGCATTCTGTCAAATGTAGATCATCAGGCGCAACAAACTCTATATCCTGAGAAATAGAATTTGTATCCAGCTCGGTTGCATTTATATAATCTCCAAATGTGTAGTAATAAACTCCATCACTATAAACCAGGATCGAAGAACCATCAGTTCTATAAATATCATTGTAATCTGTTTGAAGATTTAGTGATTGAGAGCTATTACCCTGATCATAAGTTATATTAGATCCACTTTGAACTCTATTAATAATTATATTGTTAAAAACGTTACAATTATTGCCGTGAACACTTAGCCCGTATGTTCCATAACCGACCAAAACCATTGTGTTGAATACAATGTTTACATTACTTGCCGTAACTCTTAGTCCATAAGCTGGTTCATTTGCCCAAACTGGAACAGACGCAACATAAATCATATTATTTGCAATGTATGATGAATCAGCCTGAGCACCACCATATCCATACAAATAAATTGCTTGCGACACCCAACCTTTAAATAAATTCTCTTCAATAATTACATATTGACCGCCATCTAAAACATTTACATAAATACCAAGATATCCTCCTGTAGTGCTTTCGCTAAAATCAATAATGTTTTTCTTAATAATTATATTTTGACCATAAACTTGCATAGCTGCCCCACCCGGACTTCCAGAACCATTAACGGCGTAGTATCCTTTTAGGAATTGATTGTTTTCAATAACAACGTTTTCATTTTGGGTCCCGGAGCCTTCGACCCCTACCAATAATCGAAGGAAAGTACTTTCACGAATTGTAATACCTTTTACCTGAGAAGCAAAAGCAAGTCCTGTTTCGGTACTACTTGGATCCGTACCAATAAATCTGCACCCAATAAACTCAATGTCTTCAACTAATGGAGAATTATAGAAAGAAGTTTTCAGTTCAACGAAACGATTAAAGAACACATGCTGTGATATATCATTCTCCCGGAAAGTTATATTTTGGAAGGTGACATAGTCCAAACTCACCAAAACAAGTTTTGCATCTGCTGTGCTTGGATTAGTTATGTTCCTTTCCAGAATAACATTAGCCACATTTCCTCCTGCTGCATCATCCGGTTGGAAGCTTACCCGATTGGAAGATGACAATCCATTAACTAAACTATCGAGTATAAGGACTGTATTATTGCCTCCATTCTTTGAATATGTTCCGGGACGAATGTTGAAAAACACAGGACCTGAAACTCCATTTGCTTTCAGAGCATTAGCTGCATCCTGAAGGGTTATATAATCCGGATTGCCGCCTCCGATCGTATATGAGCCGTTCAAGGGCTGTGGAAAAATTTCCGATGTAGCGACCAAAACAAAAATTGTTGCTATTATAGTTTTCATAAAACCTCCTCAAATGAAAAAATGAATATTATCTGAGGGATAAAGGTATGTTTTGAAGCGAGCGAAATATTCCTTTGGTGTTTCAATTTTTATAACTGGCGTTACATGCTGCCGGGTTACACCAATAAGATCTTAAAAAGAGGCTATTAATTGAACTTTTTCTTGTATTCGAGAGGTGTGGATTTGTAGATTTCCTGGAAAGCTTTTGTGAAATATGCCTGACTACCGAACCCAACTTGATATGATATTTCTGCAATATTTCCTGCATCCTGTTTCAGCAGGTCGGCTGCTTTCTGTAGTCTAAAATTCCTTATAAATTCTGAAGCTGATTGATTAGTGATAGCTTTAATTTTTCTATGAAGCTGTGTTCTGCTCATACCCATTTCTTCAGATAACATCTCAACAGAAAATTCTTCATTCTCGATATTCTTCTCAATCATCGAGACAAATTTATCCATAAATACTTTTTGTGTTGAAGGAACAACTGTACCCGATGGTGTATAAAGCATCTGCGACTGGAATTTTTCCCTTATCTGCTTACGGATCGTAATCAGGTTTCTCACTCTGATTTTCAGCTCATCTTCATTGAATGGTTTGATGAGATAATCATCAGCACCTGTTTCGAGTCCTTCAAGCTTATCTTCAGTTGCAGCTTTTGCAGTTAAAAGAATTACAGGAATATGATTTGTCTTTTCATTCGTCTTAATTTTTTTACAAAGCTGATAGCCATCCATTTCTGGCATCATAATATCGCTGATGATCAGGTCAGGGATTTTTTCTTCAGCAGCTTCAAAACCTTTAACACCATTTTCAGCTTCAATTACAAAATATTTATCCTGCAAATGCTCTTTCACCATTTCTCTGAGATCGGTATTGTCTTCAACAACAAGAATAATTGTTTTGTTTGCTTCCTTGATTTCCTTTTCAGAAATAATATCTGAAGCAGGAATTTTTATTTCTTCTTTTGTTTCGGTGAACTGTTTTTGATCTTCATCTTGAACTGCTGTTACTATTTCAGTTTTACTTAAATGATTATTTCCAAGTTGAAGATAAATTATAAATGTAGTCAGGTTGTTTTTGCTTTCAACTTCAATTCTGCCTTTGTGCAATTCAACAAATTCTTTAACAAGTGAAAGACCGATTCCGGTTCCCTCAAAATTTCTTGTTCCGCTGTCATCAACTTGATAAAACCTATCGAAAATTTTTGAAACTTTGTCTGACGGTATTTCTGTCCCCGAATTTTCAAATTTGATTTCTATATGGTCTGTGTTTTTTGAAACCGAAACATTTATTGTCCCATCTTTAGGTGTGAACTTGATTGCGTTTGAAAGAAGATTATAAAAAACAGTTTCGAGTTTTTTCTTATCGAAGAAAACAGAAACCGCAGGAGTGTTATTTGAATTTTCAATTTCTTCTCCATTAAAATTCAAATGAAGATTTTTTTGATATGCAAGAGATGAAAATGAAGCAGTGATCCTTTTCGTGAATTTTACAATATCTTGTTCTGCACTTTCCAGCTTTGCGTTTCCTGATTCAATTCTTGAAAGTTCAAGCAATTGGTTTATAAGCTGAAGAAGTCTTGAGGCATTCCTTTTAACAAGATTATAATCTTTTTCATCGGAAGTTTTTTCTGATTTGTGCCTCAGCTTTTCAAGTGAGCCAAGAATAATTGTCAATGGAGTTCTGAATTCATGAGAAATGTTTGCAAAAAATCTTGATTTGATCTGATCGACTTCCTGAAGTTTATTTGCCTCAAACTCTTTTTGCTTAAAATCATTTTTCAGTTTTATTCTGTTCATCTCGTATCTTCGTACAAAAATAAGTGCACCGATCAGAGAAAGAATATAAATTGAATACGCCCACCAGGTTTGCCAGAACGGGGGATTAACAATTAAAGATATTTCCAATCCCGTTTCGTTCCAGTAGCCATCACTGTTTGTACCTTTTACTTTAAATTTATAATCGCCGGGACTCAAATTTGTATAAGTAACCTCACGAATATTTCCGGCGTAAATCCAATCGTCATTAAAACCTTCAAGCTTGTAAGCATACTGATTTTTTTGAGGACTTGTAAAATCCAAGGAAGCAAATGAAAAAGAAATTATGTCCTGATCATAGTTTAAAACAATTTCATCCGTATAAGCGGAGCTTTGTTTTATAGGCGAATCTTCGGAAGGAGAAACAGTTTTATCAAACAATTTAAACTCTGTAAGAATTATTGCCGGAGGAGTTCTCTTTTCCTGAATAGATCCGGGAGAATAAATGTTCAACCCATTTATCCCACCAAAGTACAGTGTTCCTGATTCGAAATCACGTAAACAGGATTTGGAATTAAACTCTTTTCCCTGGAGCCCATCACTCACATCATAATTTTTGAATGATCTGTTTTCCGGGTCGAATCTTGAAATCCCGTTTGTGGTTCCAAGCCA is from Ignavibacteriota bacterium and encodes:
- a CDS encoding T9SS type A sorting domain-containing protein, translating into MEAFRLSVFFSKCFLLLLIFTELSTAQVTQSWSVRYNGPGSLTDKSNAIAVDHIGNVFVTGTSPSAGFGTEDYATLKYDSAGVEQWVSRYNGTGSSVDNANAIAVDEAGFIYVTGGSSGPGFDFDFLTIKYSSLGDTLWTRRYDGPRGGNDVAYAITIDDSGNVYVTGESEGSTSPHGIFEDYATIKYTPDGVRVWVVSYNGPAGDYDKANSIDVDIVGNVYVTGVSDGGSSGSGDPHFDYATIKYNNVGLIQWVRRHNGTDNALDEGKFVRVDYSENIVVTGSSRYTGSFDDYFTIKYSPAGDTLWFSRYNGTGNNTDIANSLAVDELGNTFVTGKSYGGSINDFDMVTIKYDSDGDSVWVKRYNGEASDIDEGVDIEVDASGNIYAAGSSTGITTALDYTTIKYDDSGTENWSIKYTNSGAAGSEEQLTGIFVDASSNVYVTGMSALDYATIKYVQSPTSIDDENSQSPDEFFLDQNYPNPFNPSTKIRFVIAIRQLPEKQSQMVLLKVYDVLGNEVATLVDEYLPAGSYEVEFGRHSDESANGGQNLSSGIYFYRLQVGSFVETKKMLMLK
- a CDS encoding T9SS type A sorting domain-containing protein encodes the protein MKTIIATIFVLVATSEIFPQPLNGSYTIGGGNPDYITLQDAANALKANGVSGPVFFNIRPGTYSKNGGNNTVLILDSLVNGLSSSNRVSFQPDDAAGGNVANVILERNITNPSTADAKLVLVSLDYVTFQNITFRENDISQHVFFNRFVELKTSFYNSPLVEDIEFIGCRFIGTDPSSTETGLAFASQVKGITIRESTFLRLLVGVEGSGTQNENVVIENNQFLKGYYAVNGSGSPGGAAMQVYGQNIIIKKNIIDFSESTTGGYLGIYVNVLDGGQYVIIEENLFKGWVSQAIYLYGYGGAQADSSYIANNMIYVASVPVWANEPAYGLRVTASNVNIVFNTMVLVGYGTYGLSVHGNNCNVFNNIIINRVQSGSNITYDQGNSSQSLNLQTDYNDIYRTDGSSILVYSDGVYYYTFGDYINATELDTNSISQDIEFVAPDDLHLTECQSQDPNLRGIPIDGITIDIDGELRNETSPVMGADEYDARMNDMFGDPFVTALPGTAFSIDSAPFDNLLADGFAIPDYDNNQVRLYHYNGDRTYSHSGTIQTGNWPPTGVKFFDVDSDDHLDLIVGYEENWLQIYFGDGAGGFPTLANLESLGHVRSMEVGIDQYNQEPILYLTIDDAGFPPQRSFLAYVWNWEGTWEIRETRQPGSIYPDTIYAVMDDFAIGNLDSEPDLELFALTVGTLGEAYLFKDSIISGSIHPYAIHYRYILGNTSSYGTSSIEMADFDGDGDNDIVTTGYDKNDLVLLKNLGNFTFADEEIITRQTEGFVTMDYENDGDIDIVTMNRRLDTNGITVFLNDGFGNFTARENCYFPYANGVPWSIIASDFDRDGRTDIAITSTSDSLFVLYNLGGGTVGIQDEETEVIPDSYSLTQNFPNPFNPTTTIQFSIPVSGLVQLSIYNILGEEVKTLLNEEKSAGNHSVQFNASHLASGIYLYRIQAENFVQTKKMILLK
- a CDS encoding response regulator encodes the protein MTKCFFIFFLFLIACNLSAQSQRLRFDHITTDNGLSDNYVTHIFQDKKGFIWISTQDGINRFDGYDFKHYKHIPGKLNSLGDYAVNHIFEDSKGIFWISTRDGLNKFNPVTETFVHYKMDKKDPNSLSAKRVYGCVEDKNGNIWIATSNGLNRFEPTKETFEKYTRVSGDSKSISDNVIATLFSDSKGNLWIGTTNGLNLYDFESNTFKTFLTESGEPNSPGTNRITALYEDSKGTLWIGTRGGLVKLISIGSQSIETKIYKHVPEDKSSISSNLITEIDEDSNGKLWIGTFGGGLNIFNSSSEKFESVRYSPDDKYGLSSDLFFALLVDNYDNVWIGNTTTGIDKYSPTSQRFQHYQITIDKTEPGINSVTSFLIDSEGKLWLGTENEGIIVYANKIPDEQNILFNLNASGKNNFSLSGNYITSIFEDDEGMVWIGTADYGLNMFNPATKQVEIFKNDPNNSNSLSGDFIHSIYQDNEGIIWIGTGRNGLNRFDKKNKAFKRFNENPDDPTNNKFLSSREVISIVEDRNGFLWLGTTIGGTNKFDKKTETFQHFIHVHKDGTSISSNRVVCLFIDSKNRLWVGTYNGGLNLFDEKTNSFIHFMEIDGLPDNTIQSVIEDEEGMLWLGTTNGISRFDPENRSFKNYDVSDGLQGKEFNSKSCLRDFESGTLYFGGINGLNIYSPGSIQEKRTPPAIILTEFKLFDKTVSPSEDSPIKQSSAYTDEIVLNYDQDIISFSFASLDFTSPQKNQYAYKLEGFNDDWIYAGNIREVTYTNLSPGDYKFKVKGTNSDGYWNETGLEISLIVNPPFWQTWWAYSIYILSLIGALIFVRRYEMNRIKLKNDFKQKEFEANKLQEVDQIKSRFFANISHEFRTPLTIILGSLEKLRHKSEKTSDEKDYNLVKRNASRLLQLINQLLELSRIESGNAKLESAEQDIVKFTKRITASFSSLAYQKNLHLNFNGEEIENSNNTPAVSVFFDKKKLETVFYNLLSNAIKFTPKDGTINVSVSKNTDHIEIKFENSGTEIPSDKVSKIFDRFYQVDDSGTRNFEGTGIGLSLVKEFVELHKGRIEVESKNNLTTFIIYLQLGNNHLSKTEIVTAVQDEDQKQFTETKEEIKIPASDIISEKEIKEANKTIILVVEDNTDLREMVKEHLQDKYFVIEAENGVKGFEAAEEKIPDLIISDIMMPEMDGYQLCKKIKTNEKTNHIPVILLTAKAATEDKLEGLETGADDYLIKPFNEDELKIRVRNLITIRKQIREKFQSQMLYTPSGTVVPSTQKVFMDKFVSMIEKNIENEEFSVEMLSEEMGMSRTQLHRKIKAITNQSASEFIRNFRLQKAADLLKQDAGNIAEISYQVGFGSQAYFTKAFQEIYKSTPLEYKKKFN
- a CDS encoding T9SS type A sorting domain-containing protein — encoded protein: MFAGTSNGVYRSTNFGINWTPSNNGMELIDVNFIAIQDTNTLFASTVDSGLYVSLDNGNSWFAFNDGLPTLKLTGVRVMGTYLYCGTNGYGVWRRPISDIVTEVNENNISEKSSDFELGQNYPNPFNPSTKIRFSIPAVTLSEVEWSLVTLKIYDVLGNEIATLINEEKPAGTYEVEFNTSSIKHFPSSGIYFYRLQAGSFVETKKMILIK